A genomic stretch from Caballeronia sp. LZ062 includes:
- a CDS encoding DUF2795 domain-containing protein, which translates to MSQHPAQSQHQRHLDEPGPDAIVQALKGAEYPMHKEKLIALAKTNGADGEVLAVLRKLADRNYDSDAAMLREAARAE; encoded by the coding sequence ATGTCGCAACATCCTGCGCAGTCGCAGCATCAACGGCATCTGGACGAGCCGGGTCCGGACGCAATCGTCCAGGCGCTCAAGGGCGCGGAGTATCCGATGCATAAGGAAAAGCTGATAGCACTTGCGAAGACGAACGGCGCGGACGGAGAAGTGCTGGCCGTGCTGAGGAAATTAGCCGACCGCAACTATGACAGTGACGCCGCCATGCTGCGCGAAGCAGCGCGTGCCGAGTGA
- a CDS encoding EAL domain-containing protein, with translation MSVFSAYNAPPVSTAGAPGTDVTDAQSIEALLQDAAAMGCGQAWAWYRAGEQLHLARRGDAPLVWPRSIPEERLEGLCAAHDWHRWPTGRGEGVLGWLLAPLAQRDDPHLAELARRLGERVQADALARAQLTQRVLYEIAYLASSVPDRADFLRGVHERLGTLIDAENFYLALYDRKTGKITYPYYVDVIDTDVVEADNFDILDLDHLSMTGRVLTSGKPLFVTTADITAAEREGRFFCLGDRPEFWMGAPLKNASDEVFGMLAMQVYDVSRIYTAEQRALFLVVARHVAMALDRILHRADLEEQVARRTSELSQLNAALRHGIAERERSEHLQAALYQIAELSSRPGDTMEFFRSLHGIVGELLYARNFYIALYEKETDEVSFPYYVDEIVPQRPGPRRGRRGLTEYVIRERRPRLIDHEEAVRLISEGAIETENNCVRLRSWLGIPLFDGDVVRGVLAVQSYSPLVRYSLRDQELLTFVSRHIDTALSRRRDAEALHAANLELEARVQARTRELDEANARLVFENSHDALTGLPNRSHLMQRLQGAWNDYSMHGHDLSVMFIDLDRFKVVNDSLGHHFGDMLLVQAAARLRACVRASDLLARLGGDEFAILSPKAVVQDAVSIAKRILAAFDLPFHIEEHVVFSSCSIGIVSADSQFHTEPADLLRDADTAMYRVKNAGRDSFVVFNQELRRQVSDQVEREGALRNAMKRDDELLPYFQPIVDVKSGDVVALEALIRWRQADGRIVGPAEFLPAVEGLRLIGRLDLYMLERVAAILSSERFAHWPPVHVNCSSYSMTRPEFADDVLALLRRYRVSPSRLCLELTEGALVAEPDLARRTMQRLADNGMSVVLDDFGSGFSSLSYVHQYQFSGLKIDKSFILELTRSARSRAIVRAIVRMAESLDLTLVAEGVEDAATLAVLRDMGAAQAQGYLFDKPLPLEALTRESLAPRSTTHTLL, from the coding sequence ATGAGTGTGTTTTCCGCGTACAACGCGCCGCCCGTTTCGACGGCGGGCGCACCCGGAACCGACGTGACCGATGCGCAATCCATCGAGGCGTTGCTGCAGGACGCCGCCGCGATGGGCTGCGGACAGGCGTGGGCATGGTATCGCGCGGGTGAGCAGTTGCACCTCGCGCGCCGCGGCGATGCGCCGCTCGTATGGCCGCGCAGCATTCCGGAGGAGCGTCTGGAGGGCCTTTGCGCCGCGCATGACTGGCACCGCTGGCCGACGGGCCGCGGCGAAGGCGTGCTCGGCTGGCTGCTCGCGCCGCTCGCGCAACGCGACGACCCGCATCTTGCCGAGCTTGCGCGGCGTCTGGGCGAGCGCGTGCAGGCCGATGCCCTCGCCCGCGCGCAGCTTACGCAGCGCGTGCTGTACGAAATCGCTTATCTGGCGAGTTCGGTGCCGGACCGCGCCGACTTTCTGCGCGGCGTCCACGAGCGCCTGGGCACGCTGATCGACGCGGAAAACTTCTACCTTGCGCTGTACGACCGCAAGACCGGCAAGATCACGTACCCGTACTACGTGGATGTGATCGACACAGACGTGGTCGAAGCCGACAACTTCGACATACTCGACCTTGACCATCTCTCGATGACCGGCCGCGTGCTCACGAGCGGCAAGCCGCTGTTCGTCACGACGGCCGACATCACCGCAGCGGAGCGCGAAGGCCGGTTCTTTTGCCTCGGCGACCGCCCCGAGTTCTGGATGGGCGCGCCGCTGAAAAATGCGTCCGACGAAGTGTTCGGGATGCTCGCGATGCAGGTCTACGACGTTTCGCGCATCTATACGGCGGAGCAGCGCGCGCTGTTTCTGGTGGTCGCGCGGCATGTGGCGATGGCGCTCGATCGCATCCTGCATCGCGCGGATCTCGAAGAGCAGGTTGCGCGCCGCACGTCCGAATTGTCGCAACTGAATGCCGCGTTGCGTCATGGCATCGCGGAGCGCGAGCGGTCCGAGCATTTGCAGGCCGCGTTGTACCAGATCGCGGAACTGTCGAGCCGGCCGGGCGACACGATGGAGTTCTTCCGCAGCCTGCACGGCATCGTGGGCGAACTGCTTTACGCACGCAACTTCTATATCGCGCTGTACGAAAAGGAAACGGACGAGGTGTCGTTTCCCTATTACGTGGACGAGATCGTGCCCCAACGCCCCGGCCCGCGACGCGGCCGGCGCGGGCTCACGGAATATGTAATCCGGGAGCGTCGTCCGCGTTTGATCGATCATGAGGAAGCCGTGCGCCTCATCAGCGAAGGCGCCATCGAAACCGAAAACAATTGCGTGCGCCTGCGCTCGTGGCTCGGCATTCCGCTCTTCGACGGCGACGTCGTGCGCGGCGTGCTTGCCGTGCAAAGCTATTCACCGCTCGTGCGCTATTCGCTGCGCGATCAGGAACTGCTGACGTTCGTTTCCCGCCATATCGACACGGCCCTTTCGCGACGTCGCGATGCCGAAGCGCTGCACGCCGCGAATCTCGAACTCGAAGCGCGCGTGCAGGCACGCACACGCGAACTGGATGAAGCGAACGCGCGCCTCGTGTTTGAAAATTCGCACGACGCACTGACGGGTCTACCCAACCGAAGCCATTTGATGCAGCGGCTTCAGGGCGCGTGGAACGACTACAGCATGCACGGCCATGACTTGTCGGTGATGTTCATCGATCTGGATCGCTTCAAGGTGGTGAACGACAGCCTCGGTCATCATTTCGGCGACATGCTGCTGGTGCAAGCCGCCGCGCGCTTGCGTGCCTGCGTGCGCGCGTCCGACTTGCTCGCGCGTCTGGGCGGCGACGAGTTCGCCATTCTCTCGCCGAAGGCGGTGGTGCAGGACGCGGTCTCCATCGCCAAGCGCATTCTCGCGGCCTTCGACCTGCCGTTCCATATCGAAGAACACGTGGTGTTTTCGTCGTGCAGTATCGGCATTGTCAGCGCGGACAGCCAGTTCCATACCGAGCCCGCCGATCTTCTCCGCGACGCCGATACTGCCATGTATCGCGTGAAAAACGCGGGGCGTGACAGCTTCGTCGTGTTCAATCAGGAATTGCGCCGGCAAGTGTCCGACCAGGTGGAGCGCGAAGGCGCGCTGCGCAACGCCATGAAGCGCGACGACGAATTGCTGCCCTATTTCCAGCCTATCGTGGATGTGAAGAGCGGCGACGTGGTGGCGCTGGAGGCGCTGATTCGCTGGCGGCAAGCGGACGGGCGCATCGTCGGGCCCGCGGAATTTCTGCCTGCGGTGGAGGGACTGCGACTCATTGGCCGGCTCGACCTTTATATGCTCGAACGCGTCGCGGCCATTCTTTCGAGCGAGCGTTTCGCGCACTGGCCGCCGGTACATGTGAACTGCTCGAGCTATAGCATGACGCGCCCCGAATTCGCGGACGACGTGCTCGCGCTATTGCGGCGCTATCGCGTTTCGCCATCGCGTTTGTGCCTCGAACTGACCGAAGGCGCGCTTGTCGCCGAGCCTGATCTTGCCCGACGCACGATGCAGCGGCTGGCGGATAACGGTATGTCAGTCGTCCTCGACGATTTCGGCTCGGGCTTTTCGTCGCTCAGTTATGTGCATCAGTATCAGTTCAGCGGCCTCAAGATAGACAAGTCATTCATTCTCGAACTCACGCGCAGTGCGCGCAGCCGCGCCATCGTGCGGGCGATCGTGCGCATGGCCGAATCGCTCGATCTCACGCTCGTCGCCGAGGGCGTCGAAGATGCGGCGACACTCGCGGTTCTGCGCGACATGGGCGCGGCGCAGGCGCAGGGCTATCTGTTCGACAAGCCATTGCCGCTCGAAGCCCTGACGCGTGAATCGCTCGCGCCGCGTTCCACGACTCATACGCTGCTGTAA
- a CDS encoding helix-turn-helix domain-containing protein, producing MAKSTVSPRFPPPPVSATMTRPSDPTPRDVDALAFPDVQLLDVAGPLQVFASANELAVAAGMAQPYRARVVMAGASATASAGLGLLGHPLPAADAPCDTLIVAGGWGVHGAVRDRTLVDWLRERARHARRTASVCTGAFLLAAAGLLDERRAVTHWTRCDELAARFPAVRVESDPIFIRDGAVWTSAGVTAGIDLALALVEEDLGRALALDVARHLVVFLKRPGGQAQFSAALSLQKSGDRFGELHAWIAENLAADLSVATLAARVGMSERSFVRHYRAQTGTTPARSIERMRLEAARRLLGDTALPVKRVAARCGFGTEETMRRGFLRSLGVSPQAYRERFAASGASAA from the coding sequence ATGGCGAAATCGACAGTCAGCCCACGTTTTCCGCCACCCCCGGTTTCCGCCACCATGACCCGCCCTTCCGATCCGACGCCGCGCGACGTCGATGCCCTCGCCTTCCCCGACGTGCAATTGCTCGATGTCGCCGGGCCGCTGCAAGTGTTCGCGTCGGCGAACGAACTGGCCGTCGCGGCGGGCATGGCGCAGCCGTATCGTGCCCGCGTCGTGATGGCGGGTGCGAGCGCGACGGCTTCCGCCGGTCTAGGCCTGCTCGGTCATCCGCTGCCGGCGGCGGACGCGCCGTGCGACACGCTGATCGTCGCGGGCGGCTGGGGCGTGCACGGCGCGGTGCGTGACCGAACGCTCGTCGACTGGCTTCGCGAGCGCGCGCGCCATGCGCGCCGCACGGCGTCGGTATGCACCGGGGCGTTCCTGCTCGCGGCGGCGGGCCTGCTCGACGAGCGCCGCGCCGTGACGCACTGGACGCGCTGCGACGAGCTGGCCGCACGCTTCCCGGCGGTGCGCGTGGAGTCCGATCCCATCTTCATTCGCGACGGCGCAGTCTGGACGTCGGCGGGCGTCACGGCGGGCATCGACCTGGCGCTCGCGCTCGTCGAGGAAGATCTCGGGCGCGCGCTCGCGCTGGATGTCGCGCGCCACCTCGTCGTCTTCTTGAAGCGTCCCGGCGGGCAGGCGCAGTTCAGCGCCGCGCTCTCGCTGCAGAAATCGGGCGACCGTTTCGGCGAACTGCACGCCTGGATCGCCGAAAATCTGGCCGCCGATCTCTCCGTGGCGACGCTGGCGGCGCGCGTCGGAATGAGCGAACGCAGCTTCGTGCGCCATTACCGTGCGCAAACGGGCACGACACCCGCGCGCTCCATCGAGCGGATGCGGCTAGAAGCCGCGCGGCGGCTGCTCGGCGACACCGCGCTGCCAGTGAAGCGCGTGGCGGCGCGCTGCGGCTTCGGCACGGAGGAAACCATGCGGCGCGGCTTTCTGCGCTCGCTGGGCGTGTCGCCGCAGGCGTACCGCGAACGCTTCGCGGCAAGCGGCGCGTCCGCTGCCTGA
- a CDS encoding DJ-1/PfpI family protein, protein MTLHIGLLLFPGVQQLDMTGPYDVFANIPGAKVHLIWKTREPVLSTAGMVLTPDTTFDDCPALDVLCAPGGGGVGALMEDDETLAFLRRQAAGARYVTSVCTGALVLGAAGLLRGKRATTHWAYHALLADLGAIPVRGRVVRDGNVLTGGGITAGIDFALTLAAELIGEQGAQAIQLAMEYAPAPPFDAGDPERASAEVLHMVQEHEAASLERRREIIGRVAQRLAVSA, encoded by the coding sequence ATGACCTTGCACATCGGCCTCTTGCTGTTCCCGGGGGTGCAGCAACTCGACATGACCGGCCCGTACGACGTTTTCGCGAACATTCCCGGCGCGAAAGTGCATTTGATCTGGAAGACGCGCGAGCCGGTTCTATCGACCGCTGGCATGGTTCTCACGCCCGACACGACCTTCGACGACTGCCCCGCGCTCGACGTGCTGTGCGCGCCCGGCGGCGGGGGCGTCGGCGCGCTGATGGAGGACGATGAGACGCTCGCGTTCCTGCGGCGGCAAGCGGCGGGCGCGCGCTATGTGACGTCGGTGTGCACGGGCGCGCTGGTGCTCGGCGCGGCCGGCTTATTGCGCGGCAAGCGCGCGACGACGCACTGGGCGTATCACGCGCTTCTCGCCGATCTCGGCGCGATTCCGGTGCGCGGGCGCGTCGTGCGTGACGGCAACGTGCTGACAGGCGGCGGCATCACGGCGGGCATCGACTTCGCGCTGACGCTCGCGGCGGAACTCATCGGCGAGCAGGGCGCGCAGGCCATTCAGCTTGCGATGGAATATGCGCCCGCGCCGCCTTTCGACGCAGGCGATCCCGAACGGGCGAGCGCGGAAGTCCTGCACATGGTGCAAGAGCACGAGGCCGCATCGCTCGAAAGGCGGCGTGAGATCATCGGCCGCGTTGCGCAGCGGCTCGCGGTGAGTGCGTGA
- a CDS encoding GNAT family N-acetyltransferase: protein MNDVSVSVADWVDESFEREVAGGLAAFNATQMGPSGHRDLAVSVYVDDDFVGGLAGFTAWNWLFVKWLWIREDARGRGLARRALEAAEAEARKRGCRAAWLDTLNPQARDLYARCGYQTFGELARFHGERSRYFMQKHF from the coding sequence ATGAACGACGTGAGCGTTTCCGTCGCCGACTGGGTCGACGAATCGTTCGAGCGCGAAGTCGCGGGCGGACTTGCCGCATTCAACGCGACGCAGATGGGGCCGAGCGGCCACCGCGATCTCGCCGTATCCGTCTATGTGGATGACGACTTCGTCGGCGGGCTGGCGGGCTTCACCGCGTGGAACTGGCTCTTCGTCAAATGGCTGTGGATACGCGAGGACGCGCGCGGTCGCGGCCTCGCCAGACGCGCGCTCGAGGCTGCGGAAGCGGAAGCGAGAAAGCGCGGCTGCCGCGCCGCCTGGCTCGACACGCTGAACCCGCAAGCGCGCGATCTCTATGCGCGCTGCGGCTATCAGACGTTCGGCGAGCTGGCCCGTTTTCACGGCGAGCGCTCGCGCTATTTCATGCAGAAGCACTTCTGA
- a CDS encoding ABC transporter substrate-binding protein has protein sequence MTLSPTLLQAFAPTGVLRASLNLGNPILAHRDASGEPGGVSVDLARELASRLGVDVSFTAFDTAAKSVETVTNEAADIGFFAIDPLRGAGIAFTAPYVLIEGFYLVRNDSPLTHNDEVDRAGNRIVVGKGSAYDLFLTREIKQAQIVRAESSQAVVKTFLRDGLDVAAGVKQQLEADAARTPGLRLLNERFMVIQQAMGLPKSRSEAAADALRKFVEDVKRSGFVAEALARHGIKGASVAPPAGV, from the coding sequence ATGACTCTTTCTCCGACCTTGCTGCAAGCCTTCGCCCCGACAGGTGTGCTGCGCGCATCGCTCAATCTCGGCAATCCGATCCTTGCGCACCGCGATGCGAGCGGCGAGCCCGGCGGCGTGTCAGTGGATCTCGCGCGCGAACTGGCGTCGCGACTCGGCGTGGACGTGTCGTTCACCGCGTTCGATACCGCCGCGAAATCGGTGGAGACCGTGACCAACGAGGCGGCGGATATCGGCTTCTTCGCGATCGATCCGTTGCGGGGCGCGGGCATTGCGTTCACTGCACCTTACGTGTTGATCGAAGGCTTCTACCTCGTGCGCAACGACTCGCCGCTCACACATAACGACGAAGTGGATCGCGCGGGAAATCGGATCGTGGTCGGCAAAGGCAGCGCATATGACCTCTTTCTCACGCGCGAAATCAAGCAAGCGCAGATCGTGCGGGCGGAGTCGTCGCAAGCAGTCGTGAAGACGTTTCTTCGCGACGGCCTCGACGTGGCCGCGGGCGTCAAGCAGCAACTCGAAGCCGATGCAGCACGCACGCCGGGCCTGCGTCTCTTGAACGAACGCTTCATGGTCATTCAGCAGGCCATGGGCTTGCCCAAATCGCGCAGCGAAGCGGCCGCCGATGCGTTGCGTAAATTCGTCGAAGACGTGAAGCGGTCCGGCTTCGTCGCCGAAGCACTAGCGCGGCATGGAATCAAAGGCGCATCGGTCGCGCCGCCTGCGGGCGTCTGA
- a CDS encoding cupin domain-containing protein, whose protein sequence is MTEPLDAQALVARLDLQPHPEGGYFRETYRANQRVTRDSENDPRSASTAIYYLLCDGAHSAWHRIRSDEVWHFHAGDPLFVHVLDANGALTTHTLGNMLLHKDAVFQAVVHAGHWFAAECSVASGASLVGCTVAPGFEFSEFELADCDDLKARYSQHHELIERLA, encoded by the coding sequence ATGACCGAACCGCTCGATGCGCAAGCCCTCGTTGCGCGCCTCGACTTGCAGCCGCATCCTGAAGGAGGCTACTTTCGTGAGACGTATCGCGCGAATCAGCGTGTGACGCGCGACAGCGAGAACGATCCGCGTTCGGCTTCGACGGCGATCTACTACTTGCTATGCGATGGCGCGCATTCGGCGTGGCACCGCATTCGCTCGGATGAAGTCTGGCACTTTCATGCGGGCGATCCGCTTTTCGTGCATGTACTGGATGCGAACGGTGCGCTGACCACGCACACGCTGGGCAATATGCTTCTGCACAAAGACGCGGTGTTTCAGGCCGTCGTACATGCAGGTCACTGGTTCGCTGCGGAATGCAGCGTGGCATCGGGCGCGTCGCTGGTTGGTTGCACCGTCGCGCCGGGTTTCGAGTTCAGCGAATTCGAGCTTGCCGATTGCGACGACTTGAAGGCGCGATATTCGCAACATCACGAGTTGATCGAACGGCTCGCCTAG
- the mobB gene encoding molybdopterin-guanine dinucleotide biosynthesis protein B, whose product MNSPHPPLFGISGRSGQGKTTLIEALLPWFRAQGLTVNVIKHSHHSIELEPPAKDSARFRRAGAGEVLIASPYRYAILHELNDEPEPPLAVLAARLSHADFVIVEGFASEAMPRLEVVRPSTGKQPLYMSDMGFLAIATDDAAAIDTALPVLALDDIERIGAFICATLGIALHR is encoded by the coding sequence ATGAATTCGCCGCACCCGCCGCTCTTCGGCATTTCGGGCCGCTCGGGCCAAGGCAAGACCACGCTGATCGAGGCGCTGCTGCCGTGGTTTCGCGCGCAAGGGCTGACGGTCAACGTCATCAAGCACAGTCACCATTCAATCGAACTGGAGCCGCCCGCTAAAGACAGTGCGCGCTTTCGTCGCGCGGGCGCGGGTGAAGTGCTGATCGCGTCGCCGTATCGCTATGCCATCTTGCATGAACTGAACGATGAACCCGAGCCGCCGCTCGCGGTGCTCGCCGCGCGTCTTTCCCATGCGGACTTCGTGATAGTCGAGGGCTTCGCGAGCGAAGCGATGCCACGGCTCGAAGTGGTGCGACCGTCGACAGGCAAGCAACCACTGTATATGAGCGACATGGGATTTCTCGCCATCGCGACGGACGACGCCGCCGCTATCGACACGGCCTTGCCCGTGCTCGCACTCGACGACATAGAACGCATTGGCGCGTTCATCTGCGCGACGCTCGGTATCGCGTTGCACCGCTAG
- a CDS encoding adenosylcobalamin-dependent ribonucleoside-diphosphate reductase — protein sequence MAEDNPSTALAPQQFSIDVMLEKYAKGDETRVDDIYRRVARGVALAEPPEQRAKAEAEFVDNFKRGALGAGRIMSAAGAGIDATLINCFVQPVGDAIQGVDDNGLPGIYVALLQAAETMRRGGGVGYNFSSIRPRGARVHSTGSAASGPCSYMDVFDASCRTVESAGARRGAQMGILDCTHPDLLEFIAAKHTKGRWNNFNVSVAVTDEFMQAVADDATWQLVHNAEPSPAQRASADIRQREDGLWVYREVRAREVWNTIMRSTYDVAEPGVVFISRMNDDNNLRALEAIRATNPCGEQPLPAYGCCNLGPLNLTRFVSDPFAQMRGGAPRFDWDGLARTTRTQVRFLDDVLDVTLWPLPEQAREAQAKRRIGVGFTGLGDTLVMLGLRYDSQEGRDFAARIARTMRDEAYRASVELARERGAFPLFDARRYLEQGTFASRLPEDITSAIRTHGIRNSHLLSIAPTGTVSLAFADNASNGIEPAFSWTYQRTKRMADGSRQSFAVEDHAYRLYRELGGDVNALPDYFVSALDMSAHDHLEMMAAVQPFVDTSISKTVNVPADYPFDKFQDLYFEAWRRGLKGLATYRPNDTLGAVLSVTPQETPSDSPDPELDLDPLRIAIDHRPRGELPAIIEKVEYLTQAGKKSLYLAVSFIEVTGRIAGEDVSIERPIEFFIPTGQSDESQQWITATMRSLSLAARGGFAARTLQDMRKVSWDRGQVRLGDVERLDGHRSPRWHDSEVAALAYAIQQILHRRGFLDAEGNQVPSRVLARKRSDAALPVRALQVEDEAPGQDDVIQAPVDPHGLAQMHGRKCATCGANAVIRKDGCDFCTACGEIGACG from the coding sequence ATGGCCGAAGACAATCCCAGCACCGCGCTCGCTCCGCAGCAATTCTCCATTGACGTCATGCTGGAAAAGTACGCCAAAGGGGACGAAACGCGTGTCGACGATATCTATCGGCGCGTGGCGCGCGGTGTCGCACTCGCGGAACCTCCCGAGCAGCGCGCGAAGGCCGAAGCGGAGTTCGTCGATAACTTCAAGCGCGGCGCGCTGGGCGCGGGCCGCATCATGAGCGCGGCGGGCGCGGGCATCGACGCCACGCTCATCAACTGCTTCGTGCAGCCGGTCGGCGATGCGATTCAAGGCGTCGACGACAACGGATTGCCCGGCATCTACGTCGCGCTGTTGCAGGCCGCCGAGACCATGCGGCGCGGCGGCGGCGTGGGGTATAACTTTTCGTCCATCCGTCCGCGCGGCGCACGCGTGCATTCGACAGGATCGGCCGCGTCCGGGCCGTGCAGCTACATGGACGTGTTCGATGCTTCATGCCGCACGGTCGAAAGCGCCGGTGCGCGGCGCGGCGCGCAAATGGGCATTCTGGACTGCACGCATCCGGATCTGCTCGAATTCATTGCGGCCAAGCATACGAAAGGGCGCTGGAACAACTTCAACGTATCGGTGGCGGTGACGGACGAATTCATGCAGGCCGTCGCCGACGACGCCACCTGGCAACTCGTGCACAACGCGGAGCCCTCGCCAGCGCAACGGGCGTCGGCGGATATTCGTCAGCGTGAAGATGGCTTATGGGTGTATCGCGAAGTGCGGGCGCGCGAGGTATGGAACACGATCATGCGTTCTACTTACGATGTCGCGGAGCCGGGCGTCGTCTTCATTTCGCGCATGAACGACGACAACAATCTGCGCGCGCTCGAAGCCATTCGCGCGACCAATCCGTGCGGCGAGCAGCCGTTGCCCGCGTATGGCTGCTGCAATCTCGGACCGCTGAATCTCACGCGCTTCGTTTCCGATCCGTTCGCGCAGATGCGGGGCGGCGCGCCGCGCTTCGACTGGGACGGACTCGCGCGCACGACACGCACGCAAGTGCGCTTTCTCGACGACGTTCTCGACGTGACCTTGTGGCCGCTGCCGGAACAGGCGCGCGAAGCACAAGCCAAGCGGCGCATCGGCGTGGGCTTCACGGGACTCGGCGACACGCTCGTCATGCTCGGCTTGCGCTATGACAGTCAGGAAGGGCGCGACTTCGCGGCGCGCATCGCACGCACCATGCGCGACGAGGCTTATCGCGCATCCGTGGAACTGGCGCGCGAACGCGGCGCCTTTCCGCTCTTCGACGCGCGTCGCTATCTCGAACAAGGCACGTTCGCATCCCGCTTGCCCGAGGACATCACAAGCGCCATTCGCACGCACGGCATCCGCAACAGTCATCTGCTTTCCATCGCGCCGACCGGCACGGTCAGTCTCGCGTTCGCGGACAACGCATCGAACGGCATCGAGCCCGCGTTTTCGTGGACCTATCAACGCACCAAGCGCATGGCGGACGGCTCGCGTCAGAGCTTTGCGGTGGAAGATCACGCGTATCGTCTGTATCGTGAGCTGGGCGGGGACGTGAATGCGCTGCCTGATTACTTCGTCAGCGCGTTGGACATGTCCGCGCACGATCACCTCGAAATGATGGCGGCGGTGCAGCCTTTCGTGGATACGTCCATCTCGAAGACGGTGAACGTGCCCGCGGACTATCCGTTCGACAAGTTCCAGGACCTCTACTTCGAAGCATGGCGGCGCGGGCTCAAGGGTCTTGCCACGTATCGGCCGAACGACACGCTCGGCGCAGTGCTTTCCGTCACGCCGCAGGAAACGCCGAGCGATTCTCCCGATCCCGAACTGGACCTCGATCCTTTGCGCATTGCAATCGACCACCGGCCGCGTGGCGAATTGCCCGCGATCATCGAGAAGGTCGAGTATCTGACGCAAGCGGGGAAGAAGTCGCTTTATCTCGCGGTGTCGTTCATCGAAGTGACGGGTCGCATCGCGGGTGAGGACGTAAGCATCGAACGTCCGATCGAATTCTTTATTCCAACCGGACAGAGCGACGAATCGCAGCAGTGGATCACGGCGACAATGCGTTCGCTTTCGCTGGCCGCGCGGGGCGGCTTCGCGGCGCGCACGTTGCAGGACATGCGCAAGGTGTCGTGGGACCGCGGACAGGTGCGGCTCGGCGATGTCGAGCGGCTCGACGGTCATCGCAGTCCGCGTTGGCACGACTCCGAAGTCGCGGCGCTGGCGTACGCGATCCAGCAGATTCTTCACCGGCGCGGCTTTCTGGATGCCGAAGGCAATCAGGTTCCCTCGCGCGTCCTTGCGCGCAAGCGTAGCGACGCGGCGCTGCCAGTGCGCGCCTTGCAGGTGGAAGACGAAGCGCCAGGGCAGGACGACGTGATACAGGCGCCCGTCGATCCGCATGGACTGGCACAAATGCACGGACGGAAATGCGCGACCTGCGGCGCGAACGCCGTGATTCGCAAAGACGGCTGCGATTTCTGCACAGCGTGCGGCGAAATCGGCGCGTGCGGCTAA
- a CDS encoding fimbrial protein yields the protein MKKSLISAVIAGLLGVAASGAFASDGTITFNGALTASTCTINGNGTSSKDFTVTLPTVSTSTLTASGQTAGATSYNIALSACAPVTASSKAAVFYEAGTTVDPADGRLIVAAGGAKNVKLELLNQDQTQIKAGYSRDLQNSKPADISSGSATLSYEVRYYATGATSAGAANSSVVYSIDYQ from the coding sequence ATGAAGAAGTCCCTGATCTCGGCTGTCATTGCTGGCCTGTTGGGCGTCGCAGCGAGCGGTGCGTTCGCGTCCGATGGAACCATCACGTTCAACGGCGCGCTGACGGCCAGCACCTGCACGATCAATGGCAACGGCACGTCGTCGAAGGACTTTACCGTCACGCTGCCGACCGTGTCTACCTCGACGCTGACGGCGTCGGGCCAGACCGCGGGCGCGACATCCTACAACATCGCGCTGAGTGCATGTGCGCCGGTGACGGCCTCGAGCAAGGCAGCGGTGTTCTATGAAGCCGGCACGACGGTCGATCCCGCAGATGGCCGCCTGATCGTCGCCGCCGGTGGCGCGAAGAACGTCAAGCTGGAACTGCTGAATCAGGACCAGACGCAAATCAAGGCCGGCTATTCGCGCGACCTGCAGAACTCGAAGCCGGCCGACATCTCGTCGGGCTCGGCCACGCTGAGCTACGAGGTCCGCTACTACGCAACCGGCGCGACGTCGGCAGGCGCGGCCAACTCGTCCGTCGTGTACAGCATCGACTACCAATAA